In Leuconostocaceae bacterium ESL0723, the following proteins share a genomic window:
- the rlmD gene encoding 23S rRNA (uracil(1939)-C(5))-methyltransferase RlmD has protein sequence MAKKNRVTPVKAPVSKNEQLTATVTDLTYQGMGVVKVDHYPLFVKDALPGEEIQLLVTKPLKNYGFARVVKRLTTSPDRAPVVDQIGISTGIAPLINLKYPAQLTFKQAQVQELFKKVHLPVTVAPTLGMDNPSHYRNKAQVPVQNQHGHLVTGFYRRGSHQLVAADEFYIQDEHIDQAIKVTREILDQFQVTAYDERSRRGVLRHLMARYGRQSGELMVVLVTNGRHLPHAQEIVAALQDRLPDLTSVVQNINDQSTNVIMGHENVTLWGRAEIKDQLLGKTYLIGPNSFYQVNPQTTAKLYELAAQRAQLKPSDTVIDAYCGIGTIALTVADQVKQVYGVEVVSQAIENAKVNAALNQVKNVDFVVGDAPAQMAAWQAEGLRPDVIFVDPPRKGLTQEFIEAAVATEPKRVVYISCNPATLARDAVAFEELGYAISGPIQPVDQFPQTVHIECVAVFEQAQS, from the coding sequence ATGGCCAAGAAAAATCGGGTGACCCCAGTTAAGGCCCCGGTCAGTAAAAATGAACAGTTGACCGCTACGGTCACGGACTTGACCTACCAGGGCATGGGGGTGGTTAAGGTTGACCATTATCCCTTATTTGTCAAAGACGCCTTGCCCGGTGAAGAGATTCAACTACTGGTCACCAAGCCCTTGAAGAACTATGGTTTTGCCCGGGTGGTGAAGCGGCTCACGACCTCGCCTGATCGGGCCCCAGTGGTTGATCAAATTGGGATTAGCACTGGGATTGCGCCCTTGATTAACCTGAAGTATCCGGCCCAGTTGACCTTTAAGCAGGCCCAGGTCCAAGAGCTTTTTAAAAAAGTCCACTTACCAGTGACGGTGGCACCTACGCTTGGCATGGATAATCCGAGCCATTACCGTAACAAGGCCCAGGTACCGGTCCAAAACCAGCATGGGCATCTGGTGACCGGCTTTTACCGGCGCGGGTCTCATCAGTTAGTTGCCGCTGATGAATTTTATATTCAAGATGAGCACATCGACCAGGCCATTAAGGTCACTCGGGAGATCCTAGACCAGTTCCAGGTGACCGCCTATGATGAGCGCAGCCGTCGGGGTGTCCTACGTCACTTGATGGCCCGCTACGGCCGGCAAAGTGGGGAACTAATGGTGGTTTTGGTGACCAATGGTCGTCACTTACCCCATGCCCAAGAAATTGTGGCGGCCCTCCAAGACCGCCTACCCGATTTAACAAGTGTCGTTCAAAATATTAATGATCAGTCCACTAACGTCATCATGGGGCATGAAAATGTGACCCTGTGGGGGCGGGCTGAAATCAAGGACCAACTCCTAGGCAAGACCTATCTGATTGGACCGAATTCCTTTTACCAGGTTAATCCTCAGACCACGGCCAAGTTGTACGAATTAGCCGCTCAACGGGCTCAGTTAAAGCCTAGTGACACGGTGATTGATGCCTACTGTGGGATTGGTACGATTGCTTTGACCGTGGCCGACCAGGTTAAACAGGTTTACGGAGTCGAAGTCGTGTCCCAGGCTATTGAGAATGCCAAGGTCAATGCGGCCTTAAACCAGGTCAAGAACGTGGATTTTGTCGTTGGCGATGCGCCAGCGCAAATGGCTGCCTGGCAGGCTGAGGGTCTGCGTCCGGATGTAATTTTTGTTGATCCACCTCGTAAGGGACTGACTCAGGAGTTTATTGAGGCCGCGGTGGCGACTGAGCCTAAGCGGGTGGTCTACATTTCCTGCAACCCGGCCACGCTGGCCCGGGATGCCGTGGCCTTTGAAGAACTGGGTTATGCCATCAGTGGTCCTATTCAACCGGTGGACCAGTTTCCACAAACCGTTCACATTGAGTGTGTGGCGGTCTTTGAACAGGCCCAGTCTTAA
- the mutS gene encoding DNA mismatch repair protein MutS, producing MMVQYHQIKDQYPDTFVFYRLGDFFELFEDDAIKGAKLLELTLTSRNKNSKNPVPMAGIPHHAAQNYIDILVDQGYKVAIVEQMSDPATSKGMVDREVVQLITPGTKLSSGAGGQDGKENNYLAALWPSDGRWSLSYVDLSTGELKVTTIEEAADILDELSALEVKEVVFPKDVSGTNSQELVNQLGQRGVLVSYQSQGEPNAEISYLTQGLDQSGEQAGTAMLLHYLFNTQRRNLDHIMPAQCYERLAYLKFNDSTRKNLDLVENARTQKKAGSLLGLIDQTKTAMGGRMLKQWLLRPLRNLDDIQERLDLVERFQADFFRRGAIQDQLKSVYDLERLAARAAMGTLNARELVQLRRSLSTIPTIKAELAGSDDPLLQQLNQSLDDMTDITSLIEAAIVDDPPVSVREGDIIRPGFDEQIDQYRQVLTDNQQWLSELERSEREVTGINSLKVGYNKNFGYFIEVTKANIDKLAPDRYQRRQTLTNAERFITPDLKEHEQLITEAQVKLQQVEYDRFVAVRDRVKAEIQRIQGLASRVARLDVLTALADVADNLNLVRPEFHTDSNAIHVEQGRHPVVESLLEAGEFIANDIDMPADVQIQLITGPNMAGKSTYMRELALIVILAQIGSFVPAQRAQLPIFDQIFTRIGASDDLVNGQSTFMVEMAEAEQAIAGATQQSLILFDELGRGTATYDGIALAQAIIEYLDQHVHAKTLFSTHYHELTTLAEQYPGIENVHVGASLDDQGHLHFLHQIAPGPADRSYGIHVAALAGLPRELIQNANQILGHLESQNGLDEAGSSQPISLFEMPAISEAQEEVLAQVAQLDLSNMTPLEALNTLAKLQELGGDHAQDS from the coding sequence ATGATGGTCCAGTACCATCAAATTAAAGACCAATACCCCGATACCTTTGTGTTTTACCGCCTCGGGGATTTTTTTGAGTTGTTTGAAGATGACGCCATTAAGGGTGCCAAGCTGCTCGAACTAACCCTGACCTCGCGGAATAAGAACTCTAAAAATCCGGTGCCCATGGCTGGGATTCCTCACCATGCGGCCCAAAATTACATTGATATTTTAGTTGACCAGGGTTACAAGGTGGCCATCGTTGAACAGATGAGCGACCCAGCGACCAGTAAGGGGATGGTGGACCGGGAAGTTGTCCAACTCATTACGCCCGGTACCAAATTGTCATCGGGTGCCGGTGGCCAGGATGGTAAGGAGAATAACTACCTGGCTGCCCTATGGCCCAGTGATGGCCGTTGGTCGTTAAGTTATGTTGATTTATCGACCGGTGAGCTAAAAGTTACCACGATTGAAGAGGCTGCCGACATCCTTGACGAACTGAGTGCCCTAGAGGTCAAGGAGGTCGTCTTTCCTAAAGATGTGTCTGGCACTAACAGTCAGGAACTCGTTAACCAACTAGGTCAGCGGGGTGTCTTAGTCTCTTATCAAAGCCAGGGCGAACCCAACGCTGAAATTAGTTACCTGACCCAGGGACTAGACCAGTCTGGTGAGCAGGCGGGGACTGCCATGCTGCTGCACTACCTCTTTAACACGCAGCGGCGTAACCTGGACCACATCATGCCAGCCCAGTGTTATGAGCGCTTGGCCTATTTGAAGTTCAACGATAGTACCCGGAAAAATTTGGACCTGGTGGAAAATGCCCGTACCCAGAAAAAGGCGGGTTCCTTGCTGGGCCTAATCGACCAGACCAAGACCGCCATGGGTGGCCGGATGCTCAAGCAGTGGTTGCTTAGGCCCCTGCGTAACCTAGATGATATCCAGGAACGTTTGGACCTGGTGGAACGGTTTCAGGCCGACTTTTTCCGGCGGGGGGCGATTCAAGACCAGCTCAAGTCAGTTTATGACTTGGAACGCCTGGCTGCCCGCGCCGCGATGGGCACCTTAAATGCCCGGGAATTAGTCCAGCTTCGCCGGTCACTGAGTACCATTCCTACCATCAAGGCGGAGTTAGCCGGCAGTGATGACCCGCTGTTGCAGCAGCTCAATCAATCCCTCGATGATATGACCGATATCACGTCCTTGATTGAAGCGGCCATTGTTGATGACCCACCAGTTAGTGTCCGGGAAGGGGATATCATTCGGCCAGGCTTTGATGAGCAGATTGACCAGTACCGGCAGGTGCTGACTGATAACCAGCAGTGGCTTTCTGAACTAGAACGTAGTGAACGTGAAGTAACTGGGATTAACTCCCTTAAGGTTGGCTACAATAAGAACTTTGGCTACTTCATCGAGGTCACCAAGGCCAACATTGATAAGTTAGCGCCAGACCGCTACCAGCGGCGACAAACCCTGACCAATGCTGAGCGTTTTATTACCCCCGACCTGAAGGAACATGAGCAGTTAATTACGGAAGCCCAGGTCAAACTCCAGCAGGTGGAATACGACCGTTTTGTGGCGGTTCGCGACCGGGTCAAGGCTGAGATTCAGCGTATTCAGGGGCTGGCTAGTCGGGTTGCCCGCTTAGACGTGCTAACCGCCCTGGCGGATGTGGCCGATAATTTGAACTTAGTTCGTCCTGAATTTCACACCGACAGTAACGCTATTCACGTTGAGCAGGGCCGCCATCCAGTGGTTGAGTCCTTGCTAGAAGCCGGTGAATTTATCGCTAATGACATTGATATGCCCGCTGATGTCCAGATTCAGTTGATTACCGGTCCTAACATGGCCGGTAAATCGACTTATATGCGCGAACTCGCTCTGATTGTTATCCTGGCTCAAATTGGTAGCTTCGTGCCAGCGCAAAGGGCCCAGCTGCCAATCTTTGACCAAATCTTTACTCGGATTGGGGCCAGCGATGACCTGGTTAATGGTCAGTCAACCTTCATGGTCGAGATGGCGGAAGCCGAGCAGGCAATTGCCGGTGCCACCCAGCAGTCCTTGATTCTCTTTGATGAATTGGGACGGGGAACGGCCACCTATGATGGCATTGCCCTGGCCCAGGCAATTATTGAGTATCTCGACCAGCATGTGCATGCTAAGACCCTGTTCTCAACGCATTATCATGAACTGACTACCCTTGCTGAACAGTATCCTGGCATCGAAAACGTCCACGTTGGCGCCAGCTTGGATGATCAGGGCCACCTGCACTTCTTACACCAGATTGCCCCGGGTCCAGCTGACCGTTCCTATGGAATCCATGTGGCGGCCTTGGCTGGTCTGCCCCGAGAATTAATTCAAAATGCTAACCAAATCTTAGGTCACTTAGAGAGTCAAAATGGCCTGGATGAGGCAGGCAGCAGCCAGCCAATCAGCCTCTTCGAAATGCCAGCCATTAGCGAGGCCCAGGAAGAGGTCCTGGCCCAAGTCGCCCAGTTGGACCTATCCAACATGACACCGCTAGAAGCCTTAAACACTCTGGCAAAACTGCAAGAACTAGGAGGGGACCATGCCCAAGATTCATGA
- the mutL gene encoding DNA mismatch repair endonuclease MutL — protein MPKIHELSPLLANQIAAGEVIERPASVVKELVENAIDAGSKHIQIVVAGGGTDLIRVVDDGQGIEVDDVPRAFIRHATSKINNRHDLFNIVSLGFRGEALPSIAAVADVTLTTRTVQAKEGLTYHVQGGEVVSETADSSPLGTAVSVRNLFYNTPARLKYLKRPQTELAKIIETVNHLALAHPDIAFRLTNDSRVTFQTTGNGNLQQVLAQLYGRPAAQKMIPVQGENSDFSISGYLSLPELTRSSREYLVVLVNHRYVKNFSISNAVVKGYGSKLMVGRFPVGVIDIELDPLLVDVNVHPQKAEIRLAKEDELANLITQSVQASLAGQNLIPGALENLYGQAGPANDAQPQQVEPQQNQFLTSEAATVGKAMSAAQPVLPPTTSTIKVTTLADLDGTALEHFQAKYQAEPYQPVFDDDELTGDDQADTVAEAAVTYQTAKIDQQLDLDLAANHQNQFPALTYIGQMHGTFLFAQSQDSLYLIDQHAAQERINYEHYRQVIGQVSDDEQQMLVPLVLNYPAADILRILDLKDELAAVGIRVEPFGPTTVVVREHPTWMPAGQEQATIQEMIDWLLKDGHLTVAQFREKTAIMMSCKRAIKANMHLSDDQAKALLEKLSHCENPYNCPHGRPVLTSFTLTEMEKMFKRIQDSHESWQNYDNHPY, from the coding sequence ATGCCCAAGATTCATGAATTATCCCCCCTCTTAGCCAACCAGATTGCCGCCGGTGAGGTGATTGAACGCCCCGCCAGTGTGGTTAAGGAACTGGTCGAAAACGCCATTGATGCCGGCAGTAAACACATTCAAATCGTCGTGGCCGGTGGTGGGACCGACCTGATTCGGGTTGTTGATGACGGCCAGGGGATTGAAGTCGATGACGTGCCTCGGGCCTTTATCCGCCATGCCACCAGTAAAATCAATAACCGCCATGACCTCTTTAACATCGTTTCCCTGGGTTTCCGTGGTGAGGCTCTGCCCTCAATTGCGGCCGTGGCCGATGTCACCCTGACCACCCGGACAGTCCAGGCCAAGGAGGGGCTGACCTACCATGTCCAGGGTGGGGAAGTGGTTAGCGAAACCGCTGACAGTAGTCCCCTAGGAACGGCGGTTTCAGTACGGAACCTGTTTTATAATACGCCGGCGCGCTTAAAATATTTAAAGCGTCCTCAAACTGAGCTGGCTAAAATTATCGAAACGGTAAACCATTTGGCACTGGCCCATCCAGACATTGCCTTTCGGTTAACAAATGATAGCCGAGTGACCTTTCAAACGACCGGTAATGGGAACCTCCAGCAGGTCCTGGCCCAACTTTATGGTCGGCCTGCTGCCCAAAAAATGATTCCCGTTCAGGGTGAGAATTCGGACTTTTCTATTTCTGGCTACCTATCCTTACCCGAACTAACCCGGAGTTCCCGGGAATACCTGGTGGTCTTAGTTAACCACCGCTACGTTAAGAATTTTTCGATTTCAAATGCAGTGGTCAAGGGCTACGGGTCCAAGTTAATGGTCGGCCGCTTTCCAGTGGGCGTCATTGATATTGAACTTGATCCACTCCTGGTTGACGTGAACGTTCACCCACAAAAGGCTGAGATTCGCCTGGCCAAGGAAGATGAGTTGGCCAACCTGATTACCCAGTCGGTCCAGGCTAGTTTAGCTGGTCAAAACCTGATTCCGGGTGCCTTGGAAAACCTCTATGGTCAGGCAGGTCCGGCCAACGATGCGCAGCCGCAACAGGTTGAGCCACAACAAAACCAGTTCCTAACCAGCGAAGCTGCAACAGTGGGGAAGGCCATGTCAGCGGCCCAACCAGTCTTGCCGCCGACCACCTCAACCATTAAGGTCACGACCTTGGCTGATTTGGACGGGACTGCCCTGGAACATTTCCAGGCGAAATACCAGGCCGAGCCCTACCAGCCGGTCTTTGACGATGATGAGCTGACCGGAGATGACCAGGCTGACACGGTTGCTGAAGCGGCGGTCACTTACCAGACAGCTAAAATTGACCAGCAGTTAGACTTGGACCTGGCCGCTAACCATCAGAACCAGTTTCCAGCTCTAACTTATATCGGGCAGATGCACGGGACCTTTCTCTTTGCCCAGAGCCAAGACAGCCTCTATCTGATTGACCAGCACGCGGCCCAGGAGCGGATTAACTACGAGCACTATCGCCAGGTCATTGGCCAGGTCTCAGACGATGAGCAGCAGATGCTCGTGCCCCTGGTCTTGAACTATCCGGCTGCGGACATTTTACGGATTTTGGACTTAAAAGATGAGTTGGCAGCAGTTGGTATCCGCGTTGAACCTTTTGGACCAACGACGGTTGTCGTCCGTGAACATCCGACCTGGATGCCGGCTGGCCAGGAGCAGGCCACCATTCAGGAAATGATTGACTGGTTGTTAAAGGACGGGCACTTAACCGTGGCCCAGTTCCGGGAGAAAACCGCGATTATGATGAGCTGTAAGCGGGCCATCAAGGCCAACATGCACCTCAGCGATGACCAAGCCAAGGCCCTCTTAGAAAAGTTGTCTCACTGTGAAAATCCTTATAACTGTCCCCACGGCCGGCCAGTTTTGACTTCCTTTACCCTGACTGAAATGGAAAAAATGTTTAAACGAATTCAAGATTCGCACGAATCTTGGCAGAATTACGATAACCACCCGTACTAA
- a CDS encoding DUF1456 family protein, whose product MNNNDIIIRLRYALHLDNPTLLSIFKDGGLQLNAKDLDRILTRQADDTDRQANLSNHDLEAFLNGLIVHYRGHQKDAQGHVRPGTFDIHGAADVNNVAIKKIKIALAYTSQDLQKQLAKAGEQVSNGEISAILRRKDHRNYRPAGDRYLRKLLQGMSMD is encoded by the coding sequence TTGAACAATAATGACATTATCATTCGACTTCGTTACGCCTTGCACCTTGATAACCCGACCTTGCTGTCGATTTTTAAGGACGGGGGTTTGCAGTTAAACGCCAAGGACCTGGACCGGATTTTGACTCGGCAGGCTGATGATACTGACCGGCAGGCCAACCTGAGTAACCATGATTTGGAGGCCTTCTTAAACGGTCTGATTGTCCACTACCGTGGTCACCAAAAAGATGCCCAGGGGCATGTGCGCCCAGGCACTTTTGATATCCACGGAGCCGCTGATGTGAACAACGTGGCCATCAAGAAAATTAAGATTGCCCTGGCCTATACCAGCCAAGACCTGCAAAAGCAGTTGGCTAAGGCGGGTGAACAGGTTTCAAATGGTGAAATCAGCGCGATTTTGCGGCGTAAGGACCACCGCAATTACCGGCCAGCTGGAGACCGTTACCTGCGCAAGCTATTGCAGGGAATGAGCATGGATTAA
- the murB gene encoding UDP-N-acetylmuramate dehydrogenase, which produces MQIGDMEISEQAAIAPYAYTQAGGPADYLAQPKSIDQVKTLVAWAKEQQLPVHVFGRLSNLVVRDGGLRGLVIILSELSQVDRVNNQVIRAQAGSDLIWVANLALRYHLSGLEWGAGIPGTVGGAVFMNAGAYGGQADMVVTGVTALMPDGQVQDFDQDQLDFAYRDSVFQHNRGVILSADFTLTAADPAQIQAQMDENNYLRASKQPLNLPSNGSVFKRPVGHFAGKLIMDTGLQGQQVGGVAISKKHGGFMVNVDHGTGNDYEDLIAQTQQAVKQAYGVQLSPEVRILGER; this is translated from the coding sequence ATGCAAATCGGTGATATGGAAATTTCAGAACAGGCAGCGATTGCCCCTTACGCATACACTCAGGCCGGCGGGCCGGCCGACTACCTGGCCCAACCGAAAAGTATCGACCAGGTCAAGACCTTGGTGGCCTGGGCCAAAGAACAGCAGCTGCCAGTCCATGTCTTTGGCCGCCTATCCAATTTAGTAGTCCGGGATGGCGGTTTGCGTGGCTTAGTCATTATCTTGTCTGAACTAAGCCAGGTTGACCGGGTTAATAATCAGGTTATCCGGGCCCAGGCCGGTAGTGACCTAATCTGGGTTGCTAACCTCGCCTTGCGCTACCACCTATCTGGCCTGGAGTGGGGCGCTGGTATCCCTGGTACCGTCGGTGGTGCCGTCTTTATGAACGCGGGCGCCTATGGCGGCCAGGCTGACATGGTTGTCACCGGGGTCACCGCCCTGATGCCAGATGGTCAGGTCCAAGACTTTGACCAGGACCAACTCGATTTTGCCTACCGGGACTCTGTTTTTCAGCATAACCGGGGGGTGATTTTGAGCGCTGATTTCACCCTGACAGCGGCTGACCCAGCCCAAATCCAGGCCCAGATGGATGAGAATAACTATTTACGGGCTAGTAAGCAGCCCCTGAACCTACCCTCAAATGGGTCGGTCTTTAAGCGACCAGTTGGGCACTTTGCCGGCAAGCTGATTATGGATACTGGCCTGCAGGGCCAGCAGGTTGGCGGGGTTGCGATTTCTAAAAAGCACGGCGGTTTTATGGTTAACGTTGACCATGGGACTGGTAATGATTACGAAGACTTGATTGCCCAGACCCAACAGGCGGTAAAGCAAGCCTATGGGGTCCAATTAAGTCCAGAAGTCCGAATTTTGGGAGAACGATAA
- a CDS encoding Na+/H+ antiporter encodes MGIIELIIVLVASVAVSNIISHYLPAIPISLFQILIGLTLALVANIYVEVDSHWFMLLFVAPLLFNDAWRFPKRELWELRGPILGNAILLVLITTLVGGYLIYLIIPGLPLSVALALAAVLSPTDPVAVQAIAKRVKLPANVMHVVSGESLINDATGLVSFNTAIKATVVGSFFLLEAELSFVWVTLAGLIVGAAMGAILIWIRDSFGRVGLNDIVFHTVVTLLMPFAIYWVAESIFHASGVIAVVTGGIVGKILNDRHAEVQLPEGTVMAVHTWEVTVYVLNGVIFVLLGIILPSAIHNIFKSSRISNLDAIYYGVAAWLIIFILRVLWAYGIQWGHRFRHRSQQVSFRTAIISGLTGVRGAVTMAAVLTIPTLTATGEAFPDRDLVIFIAAVVVILSLLAASAMLPLITKQRTKRDFTQPEMNVEVDNDDSSHPADLNELQARITILRVGIQVLRDSQRENNRGLVYELVTDRQKTIRQLRHQLNDDNNNYDLISDQEQQLREVAVEAQRDCLQQLLVHEKISPLTYSVRVRQLDRIEASLAQGQVAKFRGMSKLWRRIKLSVRVWLSDEASDKFYNQNQLAIREMAKAAIKALSEVVSRQEGDTVTQRMMRQSAYNLIVIYRHQIEQTKHSDTAEQRSLDERLRLELELRALNAERDMTQQLYEQGRITRQTSINLRQFINYAETNVLVGKNEE; translated from the coding sequence ATGGGGATAATTGAACTAATCATCGTGTTAGTGGCCAGTGTGGCCGTTTCAAACATCATCTCACACTACTTACCAGCCATTCCAATCAGCCTGTTTCAGATTTTAATTGGGCTAACACTAGCCCTGGTGGCTAATATTTATGTCGAAGTTGACAGCCACTGGTTCATGCTGCTCTTCGTTGCTCCTTTGCTGTTCAATGATGCCTGGCGCTTCCCCAAACGGGAACTTTGGGAGCTGAGGGGACCAATCCTAGGAAATGCAATCTTGCTGGTCTTGATTACAACCTTGGTAGGTGGCTACTTAATCTATCTGATCATTCCAGGCCTGCCCCTGTCAGTGGCGCTGGCCTTGGCTGCTGTCCTGTCACCAACCGATCCGGTGGCCGTACAAGCAATTGCCAAGCGGGTTAAATTGCCAGCCAATGTCATGCACGTGGTCTCTGGTGAGAGTTTGATTAACGATGCGACTGGTCTGGTTTCCTTTAATACGGCCATTAAGGCCACTGTGGTTGGTAGTTTCTTTCTCCTGGAAGCGGAATTAAGCTTTGTCTGGGTAACCCTGGCCGGTCTGATTGTCGGGGCGGCCATGGGGGCCATCCTGATTTGGATTCGTGATTCCTTTGGACGAGTTGGCCTAAATGACATCGTCTTTCATACCGTGGTTACCCTGCTGATGCCCTTTGCCATCTACTGGGTCGCTGAAAGCATCTTCCATGCTTCGGGGGTGATTGCGGTGGTGACCGGTGGAATTGTCGGTAAAATCCTTAACGACCGTCATGCCGAAGTGCAGTTACCCGAGGGGACCGTCATGGCGGTTCATACTTGGGAGGTTACCGTTTATGTCTTAAACGGGGTCATCTTTGTCCTCCTGGGTATTATCCTACCTTCTGCCATACATAATATTTTTAAGAGCTCCCGGATTTCAAACCTAGATGCGATTTACTACGGGGTTGCAGCCTGGCTGATTATCTTCATTCTCCGGGTCCTCTGGGCCTATGGAATTCAGTGGGGGCACCGTTTCCGTCATCGCAGCCAGCAGGTTTCCTTTCGGACCGCCATCATTTCTGGCCTGACCGGGGTCCGTGGAGCCGTGACCATGGCCGCGGTTTTGACCATCCCAACCCTGACTGCGACTGGCGAAGCCTTTCCTGACCGTGACCTGGTTATCTTCATTGCGGCCGTGGTGGTGATTTTGAGTTTGCTGGCTGCTTCGGCCATGCTGCCCTTGATTACTAAGCAGCGCACCAAGCGCGATTTCACCCAACCAGAAATGAACGTTGAAGTCGATAACGATGACAGTAGCCATCCCGCTGACCTAAACGAACTGCAGGCCCGGATTACGATTTTGAGAGTTGGTATTCAGGTTCTGCGTGATTCTCAGCGGGAAAATAACCGCGGTCTGGTTTATGAATTAGTCACTGACCGGCAGAAAACTATCCGGCAACTACGCCACCAGTTAAATGATGATAATAACAATTATGATTTGATTTCAGACCAAGAACAGCAGTTGCGGGAAGTTGCCGTTGAAGCCCAGCGGGATTGCTTGCAGCAGTTACTGGTTCATGAAAAAATTTCACCGCTGACTTATTCGGTCCGGGTTCGCCAATTGGACCGGATTGAAGCCAGCCTGGCCCAGGGTCAGGTGGCTAAGTTCCGGGGAATGTCGAAATTGTGGCGGCGGATTAAGTTAAGTGTTAGAGTTTGGTTATCTGATGAGGCCAGCGACAAGTTTTATAACCAAAACCAGCTGGCTATTCGGGAAATGGCTAAAGCGGCCATTAAGGCCCTGTCAGAGGTGGTCAGCCGCCAAGAAGGGGACACCGTCACCCAACGGATGATGCGGCAGTCAGCCTATAACTTGATTGTGATTTACCGCCATCAAATTGAGCAAACCAAGCACTCTGACACAGCTGAGCAACGTAGCCTGGATGAGCGCTTACGCTTGGAACTGGAGCTGCGCGCCCTCAATGCTGAGCGAGATATGACCCAGCAGCTTTACGAGCAGGGACGGATTACCCGGCAGACCAGCATTAACCTGCGACAGTTTATTAATTATGCGGAGACCAATGTCTTAGTTGGTAAGAACGAGGAGTAA
- the cdaA gene encoding diadenylate cyclase CdaA, translating into MDIFSYATGNNFTHLIDLAIIWFLLYKVITFVEGTKALQILFGVGAIILIKVIAWYTGLTTVSWLMDQLITWAPIALVVIFQQEIRRGLESLGRQLTIRRRHLDNAQAREFIKALDMALQYMSKRRIGALITINRKDSLEEYIKTGIKLDAYVTGQLLINIFIPNTPLHDGAVIINDGRIAVAAAYLPLSESTRIPKELGTRHRAAVGISEATDAVTVVVSEETGEITITQNGEMLRNMTQETYTNFFEKQFIVDEKSQHLPWYRKILRRPRS; encoded by the coding sequence ATGGACATCTTTTCATATGCAACGGGTAACAACTTTACCCACCTAATTGATTTGGCCATTATCTGGTTCCTCCTATATAAGGTCATTACCTTTGTGGAAGGAACCAAGGCCCTCCAAATTCTCTTTGGGGTTGGGGCCATTATCTTAATCAAGGTCATTGCCTGGTACACTGGCCTAACCACGGTTTCCTGGCTGATGGATCAGCTGATTACCTGGGCGCCAATTGCCCTGGTGGTCATCTTCCAGCAAGAGATTCGTCGTGGACTAGAAAGTCTAGGGCGCCAACTGACCATTCGACGCCGACACCTAGACAACGCCCAGGCCCGGGAGTTTATCAAGGCTCTGGACATGGCCTTGCAGTATATGTCTAAGCGGCGGATTGGGGCTTTAATTACCATCAACCGTAAGGACAGCCTGGAAGAATACATTAAGACCGGGATCAAACTGGATGCCTACGTAACTGGGCAGCTATTGATTAACATTTTTATCCCAAACACGCCCTTACACGATGGTGCGGTCATCATTAATGATGGTCGGATTGCGGTGGCAGCGGCCTACCTACCGCTGTCAGAAAGCACCCGGATTCCAAAAGAATTGGGAACCCGGCATCGTGCGGCCGTTGGGATTAGTGAAGCCACTGATGCTGTGACCGTCGTTGTTTCGGAAGAAACTGGTGAAATCACGATTACGCAAAACGGCGAAATGCTGCGTAACATGACCCAGGAAACTTACACTAATTTCTTTGAAAAGCAGTTTATTGTTGACGAAAAAAGTCAGCACCTACCTTGGTACCGCAAGATTCTTAGGAGGCCGCGCTCATGA